Proteins from a genomic interval of Novipirellula aureliae:
- a CDS encoding cytochrome c oxidase subunit 3, protein MSPSAYSIPLSKAPSPIDRRFQQGGWLLLASLVMFFLSSVLLYGFYAYWRRDDPLSLVPLPMDYLFSTVMLFATSGTLHLATLAIRREKRVRTVFWIIVSLVLAIGFTGMQLTATNEMLSGPALAEGNGKGLAGMVAVLVFLHALHVAGGIIALAIVLVRTLRRKYDHECYWPIRFAAQYWHFLDLVWIVMLISFWSTTGGFVIGH, encoded by the coding sequence ATGTCACCCTCAGCCTATTCCATTCCTCTTTCGAAGGCCCCATCGCCAATCGATCGCCGCTTTCAACAGGGGGGCTGGTTGCTGCTCGCGTCGCTGGTGATGTTTTTCCTCAGCAGCGTTCTGCTTTACGGATTCTATGCTTATTGGCGGCGTGATGACCCATTGTCGCTTGTACCGCTACCGATGGATTACCTGTTCAGCACCGTCATGCTGTTTGCAACGAGCGGGACGCTGCATCTGGCGACTTTAGCAATTCGCCGCGAAAAACGAGTCCGCACGGTGTTCTGGATCATCGTCAGTTTAGTGTTGGCGATCGGCTTTACCGGGATGCAGTTGACGGCAACCAACGAAATGCTCAGCGGCCCAGCGTTAGCGGAGGGCAACGGCAAAGGCTTGGCGGGGATGGTTGCCGTCTTGGTATTCTTGCACGCACTGCATGTCGCAGGCGGGATCATCGCTCTAGCGATCGTCTTGGTGAGGACACTCAGGCGCAAGTATGACCATGAGTGTTATTGGCCGATCCGGTTTGCAGCTCAGTATTGGCACTTCTTAGATCTGGTGTGGAT
- a CDS encoding AAA family ATPase: protein MVQPPPIESTDDATASVRLVSACKRVREQVARVVVGQEEVIEQLLIAILARGHCLLEGVPGLAKTLMIRTLADSMHLSFRRIQFTPDLMPGDITGTEIIQEDPATGRREFRFERGPIFTQMLLADEINRTPPKTQAALLEAMQEHEVTTAGKTVRLTEPFFVLATQNPIEQEGTYPLPEAQRDRFLFHVLVGYPSRDEEAEIVDRTTSNFQASVEPVMTGEQIVGFQQTVRDVPLPPHVKQWVLDAVRTLRPGDIQAAKWTNELIQWGPGPRASQQLVLAAKARALLHGRPCVSMEDVQTLSLPVLRHRIVPTFAAEAEGITIDDLIRRMCDEIKPVPERVM from the coding sequence TTGGTCCAGCCGCCACCGATTGAATCGACTGATGACGCGACCGCATCGGTTCGCTTGGTTTCTGCGTGCAAGCGAGTTCGTGAACAGGTGGCTCGGGTGGTTGTCGGCCAAGAGGAAGTGATCGAACAACTCTTGATCGCTATCCTTGCTCGTGGCCATTGCTTGCTCGAAGGGGTGCCTGGACTGGCCAAGACTCTGATGATCCGCACGTTGGCGGATTCGATGCATCTGTCGTTCCGCAGAATCCAGTTTACTCCCGACTTGATGCCCGGCGATATTACCGGGACCGAGATTATTCAAGAAGATCCGGCGACAGGACGACGCGAATTTCGCTTCGAACGTGGACCGATTTTTACCCAAATGTTGTTGGCGGACGAAATCAACCGTACACCACCGAAGACGCAAGCGGCTTTGCTCGAAGCGATGCAGGAACACGAGGTCACGACCGCTGGAAAAACCGTTCGCTTGACCGAACCCTTCTTCGTCTTGGCAACGCAAAACCCGATCGAACAAGAAGGCACCTACCCATTGCCCGAGGCCCAACGTGACCGATTTCTGTTCCACGTTTTGGTTGGCTACCCCTCGCGTGACGAGGAAGCGGAGATCGTTGATCGTACGACATCCAACTTTCAAGCGTCGGTCGAACCAGTGATGACGGGCGAACAAATTGTCGGGTTTCAACAAACCGTCCGCGACGTTCCGCTGCCACCCCACGTCAAACAATGGGTCCTCGATGCTGTCCGTACCCTTCGCCCCGGCGACATTCAAGCCGCCAAATGGACCAACGAGTTGATTCAGTGGGGACCGGGACCGCGAGCGAGCCAGCAATTAGTGCTGGCCGCGAAGGCTCGAGCCCTGCTCCATGGACGGCCGTGTGTCTCGATGGAGGATGTTCAAACATTGTCGCTGCCTGTACTTCGGCATCGCATCGTCCCCACCTTTGCCGCCGAAGCCGAAGGCATCACCATTGACGACTTGATCCGCCGAATGTGCGACGAAATCAAACCGGTGCCAGAACGAGTGATGTAG
- a CDS encoding class I SAM-dependent methyltransferase, producing MSDKLRSGYDRLAPWYQMIERLRFGGTLDRARVSLLPTLLEQAKSKQHQERLEVLFLGDGDGRLLAAFLECCPDANVFSVDVSAKMLAIQQRRIKRLGMVKRVNWLAAPVDSVALPSSRYDIVFTAFFLDCFDEPVFSHVVSSIADWLRPEGIWYLVDFQEPGGGIRRIWAKFWLHVMHVFFRWQTGLASRRIIDPQPLLKSLGFRELAEHRLHFEMIRASLHRRV from the coding sequence ATGAGTGACAAGTTGCGATCGGGCTACGATCGATTGGCTCCTTGGTATCAGATGATTGAGCGTTTGCGTTTCGGAGGAACACTCGATCGCGCCCGCGTCTCGCTGCTTCCGACCCTGCTCGAACAAGCCAAGTCGAAGCAGCATCAAGAGCGGTTGGAGGTGCTGTTTCTGGGCGATGGTGATGGCAGATTGCTAGCCGCTTTTTTGGAGTGTTGTCCAGACGCGAACGTTTTCAGCGTTGACGTCAGTGCGAAGATGTTGGCAATTCAGCAGCGTCGCATTAAAAGACTCGGAATGGTTAAACGCGTCAACTGGCTAGCTGCTCCGGTCGATTCCGTTGCACTACCATCCTCTCGTTATGACATCGTTTTCACCGCATTCTTCCTTGACTGTTTCGATGAACCGGTGTTCTCTCATGTGGTCTCAAGCATTGCGGATTGGCTGCGTCCTGAGGGCATCTGGTATCTCGTCGATTTCCAAGAGCCTGGGGGCGGGATTCGGCGAATTTGGGCGAAGTTTTGGCTGCATGTGATGCACGTTTTCTTTCGTTGGCAAACGGGACTCGCCTCGCGTCGGATCATTGATCCACAGCCGTTGCTGAAATCGTTAGGGTTTCGTGAGTTGGCGGAGCACCGGCTACATTTTGAAATGATTCGTGCGAGTTTGCACCGCCGTGTTTAG